A single Curtobacterium sp. MCJR17_020 DNA region contains:
- a CDS encoding sugar ABC transporter permease, whose product MATTTTEAITTADRRRRGGAAPGLQSVTHKRKRIEPLFLAFLLPTLLLFTLAITLPAVMGIVLSFTNSVGFGEFRFIGLTNYVAVFSDPAILQAYLFTLGFSLVTVIVVNAVAFLLAIALTSKIRGKIALRAVFVLPMVISGIVIAYVFSFLFANSLPALASAIGFGPLEQSILANPDLAWVAIVIVTAWQAIPSTLLIYIAGVLSIPGEVYEAAALDGASAWRQLISITAPLTAGYILINLVIGFKNFLNSYDIIVGLTDGGPGTSTTSVAMSIFKGFNGGDYAYQMANATIFFIIAVVIAVIQLRATRGKAAL is encoded by the coding sequence ATGGCAACCACGACCACCGAAGCCATCACGACGGCGGACCGCCGCCGACGGGGCGGAGCCGCCCCGGGCCTCCAGTCCGTCACCCACAAGCGGAAGCGGATCGAACCGCTCTTCCTCGCCTTCTTGCTCCCCACCCTGCTGCTCTTCACGCTCGCCATCACGCTGCCGGCCGTGATGGGCATCGTGCTCAGCTTCACGAACTCCGTCGGCTTCGGTGAGTTCCGCTTCATCGGACTCACGAACTACGTCGCGGTGTTCTCCGACCCCGCGATCCTGCAGGCGTACCTGTTCACCCTCGGGTTCTCACTCGTCACCGTGATCGTCGTGAACGCGGTCGCGTTCCTGCTCGCCATCGCCCTGACCTCGAAGATCCGCGGCAAGATCGCCCTCCGCGCGGTGTTCGTGCTGCCGATGGTCATCTCGGGCATCGTCATCGCGTACGTGTTCTCGTTCCTGTTCGCGAACAGCCTGCCGGCCCTGGCCAGTGCCATCGGATTCGGTCCGCTCGAGCAGAGCATCCTGGCGAACCCCGACCTGGCGTGGGTCGCCATCGTGATCGTCACCGCGTGGCAGGCGATCCCGTCGACGCTCCTCATCTACATCGCCGGGGTGCTGTCCATCCCCGGCGAGGTCTACGAGGCAGCGGCCCTCGACGGCGCGAGCGCGTGGCGTCAGCTGATCTCGATCACCGCGCCGCTGACGGCCGGCTACATCCTGATCAACCTGGTGATCGGGTTCAAGAACTTCCTGAACTCGTACGACATCATCGTCGGCCTGACCGACGGTGGCCCCGGCACCTCGACCACGAGCGTCGCGATGTCGATCTTCAAGGGCTTCAACGGCGGCGACTACGCCTACCAGATGGCCAACGCCACGATCTTCTTCATCATCGCGGTCGTCATCGCCGTGATCCAGCTGCGGGCGACCCGCGGGAAGGCAGCGCTCTGA
- a CDS encoding extracellular solute-binding protein, with amino-acid sequence MQPHATTRTAASVSRRSFLLGAGGIGAGLALAGCAPIGSSSAKPETITFYVSKPEVIGYFDGVIAQFHDSQSKVRVVRDSTSSMSANFVRNRPPDLGCWNYNFSVVPFVEHGALTDLSDLSQADTINPDLWPLMQQTADYPGRKSALPYSVTAASVIYNKALFAEHGLEVPTTWSEFADLCGRLQQAGIAPIYGTFKDNWTIAQGMFDYTVGGAIDTPKTFDALRREGTSVGKDSSVSFEKDLRTPMERMTQLRAWHQDGAASRGYGDGNLAFAQGKAAMYLQGPWALGEIAKTNKDMDLGTFPLPVTDDAADNKVRVNVDLALWIPEASRKQEAAREFLTFLMQSKVNDKYNADNNGFGVRKDAPPASNPALTGMQSYYDDAAFYLGASQLIPAEIPVANYAQSIAFGGDPQRQLRTLDADWARLALRTAA; translated from the coding sequence GTGCAACCACACGCCACGACCAGGACGGCGGCATCGGTGAGCCGACGCTCGTTCCTGCTCGGAGCCGGCGGCATCGGAGCGGGCCTCGCGCTCGCCGGGTGCGCCCCGATCGGGTCCTCGAGCGCCAAGCCGGAGACCATCACGTTCTACGTCTCGAAGCCCGAGGTCATCGGGTACTTCGACGGCGTCATCGCGCAGTTCCACGACAGCCAGTCGAAGGTGCGGGTCGTCCGCGACTCGACCTCGAGCATGTCCGCGAACTTCGTCCGGAACCGGCCGCCGGACCTCGGCTGCTGGAACTACAACTTCTCGGTCGTGCCGTTCGTCGAGCACGGAGCCCTGACGGACCTCTCCGACCTGTCGCAGGCCGACACGATCAACCCGGACCTGTGGCCGCTCATGCAGCAGACCGCCGACTACCCGGGTCGCAAGAGCGCGCTGCCGTACTCGGTGACCGCCGCCTCGGTGATCTACAACAAGGCACTGTTCGCCGAGCACGGGCTCGAGGTGCCGACGACCTGGAGCGAGTTCGCCGATCTCTGCGGGCGCCTGCAGCAGGCCGGCATCGCCCCGATCTACGGGACGTTCAAGGACAACTGGACGATCGCGCAGGGCATGTTCGACTACACGGTCGGTGGTGCGATCGACACCCCGAAGACGTTCGACGCACTGCGACGCGAGGGCACGAGCGTCGGCAAGGACTCGTCGGTGTCGTTCGAGAAGGACCTGCGGACACCGATGGAACGCATGACCCAGCTGCGGGCATGGCACCAGGACGGTGCCGCCAGCCGCGGGTACGGCGACGGCAACCTCGCGTTCGCACAGGGCAAGGCCGCGATGTACCTGCAGGGGCCGTGGGCGCTCGGCGAGATCGCCAAGACGAACAAGGACATGGACCTCGGCACGTTCCCGCTGCCCGTCACCGACGACGCCGCGGACAACAAGGTGCGGGTGAACGTCGACCTGGCGCTCTGGATCCCGGAGGCGTCCCGCAAGCAGGAGGCCGCCCGCGAGTTCCTGACGTTCCTGATGCAGTCGAAGGTCAACGACAAGTACAACGCCGACAACAACGGCTTCGGTGTCCGCAAGGACGCTCCCCCGGCGTCGAACCCGGCGCTGACCGGCATGCAGTCGTACTACGACGACGCCGCCTTCTACCTCGGTGCGTCGCAGCTCATCCCCGCCGAGATCCCGGTCGCGAACTACGCGCAGTCGATCGCCTTCGGCGGCGACCCGCAGCGCCAGCTCCGCACCCTCGACGCCGACTGGGCGCGTCTCGCGCTCCGCACTGCCGCGTAA
- a CDS encoding CoA pyrophosphatase has protein sequence MDDGRARAALAEVAAAGWGDAEPLVEPGGTATPRHAAVLMLFGALDRTPGDRPALAADVPRDLDVLLLARATTLRAHPGEVAFPGGRIDPGDADPVAAALREAHEETGLDPTGVEVLGTLPAVPLAFSNHLVRPVLGWWREPSPIRVVDERESAAVFRVPVADLLDPANRGVTVIRRGGQEWRGPGFTVDAEHGDDDDHDDHLVWGFTAMLLDALFDRLGWTENWDRERELPLDRRH, from the coding sequence ATGGACGACGGGCGCGCACGGGCAGCACTGGCGGAGGTCGCGGCGGCCGGGTGGGGCGACGCCGAGCCGCTCGTCGAACCCGGCGGCACGGCCACCCCGCGGCACGCCGCCGTCCTGATGCTCTTCGGCGCGCTCGACCGCACCCCCGGCGACCGCCCTGCCCTCGCCGCCGACGTCCCACGCGACCTGGACGTCCTGCTGCTCGCGCGTGCCACGACCCTGCGCGCGCACCCGGGCGAGGTCGCGTTCCCCGGCGGACGGATCGACCCGGGCGATGCCGACCCCGTCGCCGCTGCCCTCCGCGAAGCACACGAGGAGACCGGGCTCGACCCGACGGGCGTCGAGGTCCTCGGCACGCTGCCCGCGGTGCCGCTGGCGTTCTCGAACCACCTGGTGCGCCCGGTGTTGGGGTGGTGGCGCGAGCCGTCTCCGATCCGGGTCGTCGACGAGCGCGAGTCGGCCGCGGTGTTCCGGGTCCCCGTGGCGGACCTGCTCGACCCGGCGAACCGCGGGGTCACGGTGATCCGACGCGGTGGTCAGGAGTGGCGCGGGCCGGGCTTCACCGTCGATGCGGAGCACGGCGACGACGACGACCACGACGACCACCTGGTGTGGGGGTTCACCGCGATGCTGCTGGATGCGCTGTTCGACCGGCTCGGGTGGACCGAGAACTGGGATCGGGAGCGGGAACTGCCGCTCGATCGTCGACACTGA
- a CDS encoding carbohydrate ABC transporter permease — MTIQTPLRPGTTKTGSIRSVDADRTAGRRGGRSNWPVTVVLVLCALSILVPLYVTLTMAFKTTGQAVDGNAFSLPAPFSVDGFVQAWELTDFPRAFGVSVLVAAITVVGTILLASFTAFAIARNWDRRLFRWSFFYLLAAMFLPFPVLALSQVKLTGLAHLDNPFGVALLHVMFQLSFSVLLFTAFLRSIPAELEESARIDGASTGQVFWRLVFPLLAPMSATVGIFAFLASWNDFVMPSLITSDPALQTLPVLQQMFQTQFSNNYNVSFASYLMAMAPAIIVYLVTQRWVMAGVTQGAIK; from the coding sequence ATGACCATCCAGACACCCCTCCGTCCGGGGACGACGAAGACGGGCAGCATCAGATCGGTCGACGCCGACCGGACCGCCGGCCGCCGGGGCGGCCGGTCCAACTGGCCCGTCACCGTCGTCCTCGTGCTCTGCGCGCTCTCGATCCTGGTGCCGCTCTACGTCACCCTGACGATGGCGTTCAAGACGACCGGCCAGGCCGTCGACGGCAACGCGTTCTCGCTGCCGGCACCGTTCAGTGTCGACGGATTCGTGCAGGCGTGGGAGCTCACCGACTTCCCGCGGGCGTTCGGCGTCTCGGTGCTCGTCGCCGCGATCACCGTCGTCGGCACGATCCTGCTCGCGTCGTTCACGGCGTTCGCGATCGCCCGGAACTGGGACCGTCGGCTGTTCCGCTGGTCGTTCTTCTACCTGCTCGCCGCCATGTTCCTGCCGTTCCCGGTGCTCGCGCTGTCGCAGGTGAAGCTCACCGGCCTCGCACACCTGGACAACCCGTTCGGCGTCGCGCTGCTGCACGTCATGTTCCAGCTGTCGTTCAGCGTGCTGCTGTTCACCGCGTTCCTGCGGTCGATCCCGGCCGAGCTCGAGGAGAGCGCTCGCATCGACGGCGCGAGCACCGGCCAGGTGTTCTGGCGGCTCGTGTTCCCGCTGCTGGCACCGATGAGCGCGACCGTCGGCATCTTCGCGTTCCTGGCGTCGTGGAACGACTTCGTGATGCCGTCGCTGATCACCTCGGACCCGGCGTTGCAGACCCTGCCGGTGCTGCAGCAGATGTTCCAGACCCAGTTCAGCAACAACTACAACGTGTCGTTCGCCTCGTACCTGATGGCGATGGCCCCGGCGATCATCGTCTACCTCGTCACCCAGCGATGGGTGATGGCCGGTGTGACCCAGGGCGCCATCAAGTGA
- a CDS encoding class I SAM-dependent methyltransferase translates to MTQDVPSPERRWNHNTHFHARVLDAVPDGASTALDVGTGNGLLARDLYDAGFDVTAIDLDADVLRATRTANADTGIHWLHGDVMRHDFGQQFDVVASVATVHHLPDLSAGLARLADLTAPGGALVVVGLAKPTRLRDHVLGVAGVAQHRWFSWRRGYWEHSAPTCWPPPHSYAQVQHIVHAVLMGSEYRRHPLWRYVITWRRPR, encoded by the coding sequence GTGACCCAGGACGTCCCGAGTCCGGAGCGGCGCTGGAACCACAACACGCACTTCCACGCCCGGGTGCTCGACGCCGTGCCGGACGGGGCGAGCACCGCTCTGGACGTCGGGACCGGCAACGGTCTGCTCGCCCGTGACCTGTACGACGCGGGGTTCGACGTCACGGCGATCGACCTGGACGCGGACGTTCTGCGCGCCACCCGCACTGCGAACGCCGACACCGGGATCCACTGGCTGCACGGTGACGTGATGAGACACGACTTCGGTCAGCAGTTCGACGTGGTGGCCTCGGTCGCGACGGTGCACCACCTGCCGGACCTGTCAGCCGGGCTTGCGCGGCTCGCAGACCTCACGGCGCCAGGTGGCGCCCTGGTGGTCGTCGGACTCGCGAAGCCCACCCGGCTGCGTGATCACGTGCTCGGGGTGGCGGGTGTCGCCCAGCATCGTTGGTTCTCGTGGCGGCGCGGTTACTGGGAGCACTCCGCGCCGACGTGCTGGCCGCCACCGCATTCGTACGCCCAGGTCCAGCACATCGTGCATGCGGTCCTGATGGGGTCCGAGTACCGCCGACACCCGCTGTGGCGGTACGTGATCACGTGGCGCCGGCCGCGCTGA
- a CDS encoding ROK family protein encodes MPPPRRTSAETLLAHAFDAGAFTATEAIDATGLTRSTVLAACEELVRLGWLHELDDARAAGEYRIGRPARRYELDTAAGVVVGVDAGQHRVTAIVADLRGTVLGRAEGALGESGLEVPVRLAVLADTVDDALAAAGADRSRVLVTVVGIPAPVDAGGASPDDGGFWDRMNPGFADAVPHGRVVVENDANLAALAERPSSGDASFAALLSGERFGSGLVVDGVLLRGAHGGAGEMRVLDIVQGVGSSDGIGATARTLVAEAVAAGEVRPGSPLAVDAGASAVFRAAQDGDTVALAIVDRLGDRLARVCVLLASLLDIDRVVVAGAIAQPAVAVIDRARALLDGWHFDPVPDLVASTLGGDVVVIGAVAHAVDAVRADPLSFPLGGADRISVDDRAAVPAPDPSSRSTRAGRTAHPAASR; translated from the coding sequence ATGCCGCCACCCCGTCGAACGAGCGCCGAGACACTGCTCGCGCACGCGTTCGACGCTGGCGCCTTCACCGCGACCGAGGCCATCGACGCCACCGGCCTGACCCGCTCGACCGTGCTGGCCGCGTGCGAGGAACTCGTCCGGCTCGGCTGGCTCCACGAGCTCGACGACGCCCGTGCCGCCGGGGAGTACCGGATCGGTCGGCCCGCCCGTCGCTACGAACTCGACACCGCCGCAGGCGTCGTCGTCGGCGTGGACGCCGGACAGCACCGGGTCACCGCCATCGTCGCCGACCTGCGCGGCACCGTGCTCGGTCGAGCCGAAGGAGCACTCGGTGAGTCGGGGCTCGAGGTCCCCGTCCGGCTCGCAGTCCTCGCCGACACCGTGGACGACGCGCTCGCCGCCGCGGGTGCCGACCGCTCCCGCGTCCTGGTCACCGTGGTCGGCATCCCCGCGCCGGTCGACGCCGGCGGGGCATCGCCGGACGACGGCGGCTTCTGGGACCGGATGAACCCGGGTTTCGCCGACGCCGTCCCGCACGGCCGCGTCGTGGTCGAGAACGACGCGAACCTCGCCGCGCTCGCCGAGCGGCCGTCATCGGGGGACGCCTCGTTCGCCGCACTGCTCTCCGGCGAGCGGTTCGGCAGCGGCCTCGTGGTCGACGGTGTGCTGCTCCGCGGTGCCCACGGCGGCGCGGGGGAGATGCGTGTGCTCGACATCGTCCAGGGAGTCGGGTCGTCGGACGGCATCGGCGCGACGGCGCGGACGCTGGTCGCCGAGGCCGTCGCTGCGGGCGAGGTGCGGCCGGGCAGCCCGCTCGCGGTGGACGCCGGCGCCTCCGCCGTGTTCCGCGCGGCGCAGGACGGCGACACCGTGGCGCTGGCGATCGTCGACCGCCTCGGCGACCGACTGGCCCGCGTCTGCGTCCTGCTCGCCAGTCTGCTCGACATCGACCGCGTGGTGGTTGCGGGTGCGATCGCCCAGCCTGCGGTCGCCGTCATCGACCGGGCTCGTGCCCTGCTCGACGGCTGGCACTTCGACCCCGTGCCCGACCTGGTGGCGTCGACGCTCGGCGGCGACGTCGTCGTCATCGGGGCCGTCGCCCACGCGGTGGACGCGGTCCGTGCCGACCCACTGTCGTTCCCGCTGGGCGGTGCCGACCGGATCAGTGTCGACGATCGAGCGGCAGTTCCCGCTCCCGATCCCAGTTCTCGGTCCACCCGAGCCGGTCGAACAGCGCATCCAGCAGCATCGCGGTGA